From a region of the Helianthus annuus cultivar XRQ/B chromosome 5, HanXRQr2.0-SUNRISE, whole genome shotgun sequence genome:
- the LOC118492083 gene encoding uncharacterized protein LOC118492083, whose protein sequence is MSSSSSSGLTDTMEAVKYFINKVVESTQLILEEEENEEVSSQPRNRNPHIERDRERANQRLVDDYFADAPLYSEAIFRCCFRMSRRLFLRIADDLAAYDPFFTLRPDARGKMGFTTLQKRTAAIRQLAYGMAADAWDEYLKMSERSAR, encoded by the exons AtgtcatcttcctcttcatcgGGTTTGACGGATACCATGGAAGccgtaaaatattttataaacaaGGTGGTAGAGTCGACACAACTAATTCTGGAAGAAGAAGAAAACGAGGAGGTTTCGTCACAACCACGAAACAGGAACCCACACATCGAGCGAGACCGAGAAA GAGCTAACCAAAGATTAGTCGACGATTACTTTGCCGACGCACCGTTGTACTCGGAAGCTATTTTTAGATGCTGTTTCAGAATGAGTCGTCGACTTTTCTTACGTATAGCCGACGATTTAGCCGCTTATGACCCGTTTTTTACCTTGCGACCCGATGCTAGAGGCAAAATGGGCTTCACCACCTTACAGAAACGCACTGCGGCGATTCGTCAACTAGCTTATGGGATGGCAGCCGATGCTTGGGACGAATACTTAAAGATGTCCGAAAGAAGTGCTAGATAA
- the LOC118492084 gene encoding uncharacterized protein LOC118492084 codes for MVWLVCYRSGEHRSKATVRKAGSKKIGCPFSLLAIRDMTNDTWELKVDNANHNHEPTTSLLGHAFVRRFTEAEYKLVEQLTAQNMEPRIIFQTLRKQFPDSLHVQKDVQNAVQKIRATLMDGKTPMQALESLLHDHRFIYDTDRNPKQMS; via the coding sequence ATGGTATGGCTTGTGTGCTACCGTAGTGGTGAGCACCGTAGTAAAGCAACAGTTAGGAAAGCTGGTAGCAAAAAAATCGGTTGCCCATTTTCATTACTCGCCATCCGGGACATGACGAATGACACGTGGGAGTTAAAAGTGGACAACGCGAACCATAACCACGAACCTACGACGAGTCTGTTGGGCCACGCTTTTGTGCGAAGATTTACTGAAGCCGAATACAAGCTAGTGGAGCAGCTAactgctcaaaacatggagccacgTATCATATTTCAAACCCTAAGAAAGCAGTTCCCTGACAGCCTGCATGTTCAGAAAGACGTGCAAAATGCGGTACAAAAAATTAGAGCGACACTAATGGACGGAAAGACTCCTATGCAGGCACTGGAAAGCCTGTTGCATGACCACCGATTCATTTACGACACCGACAGGAACCCAAAACAGATGTCGTAA
- the LOC110940618 gene encoding protein VERNALIZATION INSENSITIVE 3 has translation MGSEGFELDPSKSSKLSMEEKREFVYELSDSPQCAPELLHSWSRNDILQILTVETGKERKFTGLTKLKIIEILLKVVTDKKSHEKTAKRQRKSETSTNTSSLNNVDCSLASNDVKICKNLACRAKLSQEDGFCKRCSCCICHRFDDNKDPSLWLTCSSEYPYEAMSCGLSCHLECALQHERSGIPKDGHSRGLDGCFYCVSCGKVNDLLQCWRKQMTTARDTRSVNILCFRVSLSQKLLTGTVRYENLHKIVNESIQKLKSDVGPLTDLPVKQARGIVNRLASGQEVQRLCALAVKSLDTLLSNTNKPLAKDDEEVKISQSQSLVTNSSSLSNPSSVEDENNNVVGCKDTKDRKTDTCNEQEKTAPDDVNNNVKNVKEFDSFVHITDGDLPVNPCKTKQMRPEPSKDNLDDGSGKEQDGSCSKKRSGEDRDFGYYVKVIRWLERKQHIDADFRQKFLTWYSLRASPRDVRVVKVFVDTLMEDPALLAGQLVDAFSEVVTSKQCSKGLCLKLFH, from the exons ATGGGTTCCGAAG GGTTTGAGTTAGATCCGTCAAAGTCTAGCAAGTTAAGCATGGAGGAGAAGAGAGAGTTCGTATATGAATTATCAGATTCGCCACAATGTGCACCAGAACTATTGCATTCATGGAGCCGTAACGACATTCTGCAAATTTTAACCGTTGAAACCGGAAAAGAAAGAAAGTTTACAGGATTAACAAAGTTAAAAATCATCGAAATCCTTCTAAAGGTTGTGACCGATAAGAAATCACACGAAAAGACCGCCAAAAGGCAGAGGAAATCCGAGACTTCAACAAATACTTCTTCACTGAACAACGTTGACTGTAGTTTAGCGTCTAACGATGTCAAGATTTGCAAAAATTTGGCTTGTAGAGCTAAGCTAAGTCAAGAAGATGGTTTTTGTAAGCGGTGTTCATGTTGCATCTGTCATCGGTTTGATGATAACAAAGATCCGAGTTTATGGCTGACTTGTAGCTCAGAATATCCTTATGAAGCGATGTCATGCGGTTTATCATGTCACCTAGAATGTGCTTTGCAACATGAAAGATCCGGTATTCCTAAAGACGGGCATAGTAGAGGGCTCGACGGGTGTTTTTACTGCGTGTCGTGTGGTAAAGTCAATGACTTGCTTCA ATGTTGGAGAAAACAAATGACAACTGCGAGGGACACGAGGAGTGTTAACATATTATGCTTTCGCGTTTCTTTAAGCCAAAAGCTATTGACTGGGACCGTGCGATATGAAAATCTTCACAAAATTGTGAATGAAAGTATTCAAAAACTAAAATCAGATGTGGGTCCGTTGACCGATTTGCCGGTCAAACAAGCCAGGGGTATTGTGAACCGGCTCGCTTCGGGTCAAGAAGTTCAAAGACTATGTGCATTAGCAGTCAAGTCCCTTGATACACTCTTATCCAATACGAATAAACCTCTTGCAAAAG ATGATGAGGAAGTCAAAATAAGTCAAAGTCAGAGCTTGGTAACGAATTCCAGCAGTCTTTCGAATCCCTCTTCGGTTGAAGATGAGAACAACAACGTTGTTGGCTGCAAAGACACAAAAGACAGAAAAACCGACACATGTAATGAACAAGAGAAGACCGCCCCTGATGATGTAAACAACAACGTTAAAAACGTGAAAGAATTTGATTCATTTGTTCATATAACCGATGGTGACTTACCTGTTAATCCTTGCAAAACCAAACAGATGAGACCGGAACCTTCAAAAGACAATCTTGATGACGGGTCTGGTAAGGAACAGGATGGCAGCTGTTCGAAAAAGAGAAGTGGCGAAGATCGTGATTTTGGATATTATGTTAAGGTGATCAGATGGTTAGAGCGTAAACAACATATAGATGCGGATTTTAGACAGAAGTTTCTAACGTGGTACAGCTTGAGAGCCAGCCCGCGGGATGTTAGAGTTGTGAAGGTGTTTGTGGACACATTGATGGAGGATCCGGCTTTGCTTGCGGGTCAGCTTGTTGATGCGTTTTCAGAAGTGGTTACGAGCAAACAATGTTCGAAAGGGTTGTGTTTGAAGCTTTTTCATTGA